In a single window of the Campylobacter hyointestinalis subsp. lawsonii genome:
- a CDS encoding DegT/DnrJ/EryC1/StrS family aminotransferase, producing MKEIPFFRPYADEREYELVKESIDKNANYMVTNLENKIKSYFGVKHAITTNNGTAANHLALCAMDLKRGDKIICSVNAFPSIAQVIRHFDAEPIFVDINEDDFNINPEQLKKVLIEHKHKKLKAAFITHVAGQPADMDAIYALAKEHNIKIIDDASRAMGATYNSKLLGTMSGSYMSCFQVNPQIQNALASTGIILTNNDEMANRAKLIRSHAIVNDSFDKDGNLGYVYDVIDVGQKYDLNSICAAFSMAQFEKLEIFIKKRKEIAAIYTKELEGCPHVTTPILKRDSVFTQYIIKIDKNRDGFARKLKDAGINIGLHYIPLHLLSYYKSKYNLRVNDFPVALKVYQQVLSLPIYAALEESEIKYICDTIKSVAKTRV from the coding sequence ATGAAAGAAATACCATTTTTTAGACCGTACGCAGACGAACGCGAATACGAGTTAGTAAAAGAAAGCATAGATAAAAATGCAAACTATATGGTTACAAATTTAGAAAATAAAATAAAATCATATTTTGGCGTAAAGCATGCTATTACCACAAACAACGGCACTGCTGCAAATCATCTAGCGCTTTGTGCTATGGATCTTAAACGTGGGGATAAAATCATCTGTTCGGTCAATGCTTTTCCTAGTATAGCACAAGTGATTCGCCACTTTGACGCTGAACCTATATTTGTAGATATAAATGAAGATGATTTCAATATCAATCCAGAACAGTTAAAAAAAGTTTTAATAGAACACAAACATAAGAAGTTAAAAGCCGCATTTATCACTCACGTTGCTGGACAACCTGCTGATATGGACGCTATTTACGCTCTTGCAAAAGAACATAATATAAAAATCATAGACGACGCAAGCCGCGCTATGGGCGCTACATACAACTCAAAACTCCTTGGAACTATGAGTGGATCATATATGTCTTGCTTCCAAGTAAATCCACAAATTCAAAATGCACTCGCATCAACAGGTATAATCCTTACAAATAACGATGAAATGGCAAATCGTGCCAAACTTATAAGAAGTCACGCTATAGTAAATGACAGCTTTGATAAAGACGGAAATTTAGGATATGTTTATGATGTCATAGACGTAGGACAAAAATATGATCTAAATTCTATTTGTGCTGCATTTAGTATGGCGCAGTTCGAGAAGCTAGAAATATTCATCAAAAAAAGAAAAGAGATAGCTGCCATATATACAAAAGAGTTAGAAGGTTGCCCTCACGTCACTACTCCGATATTAAAAAGAGATAGTGTATTTACGCAGTATATTATCAAAATAGACAAGAATAGAGATGGATTTGCTAGAAAGCTTAAAGACGCTGGTATAAACATCGGATTGCATTATATACCTCTTCACCTGCTTAGCTATTATAAAAGCAAATACAATCTTAGAGTAAATGACTTTCCTGTCGCTTTAAAAGTATATCAACAAGTTTTATCTTTACCAATATATGCAGCCCTAGAAGAGAGTGAGATAAAATATATCTGTGACACTATAAAATCAGTGGCAAAGACACGTGTTTAA
- a CDS encoding NAD+ synthase: MDFESLENKLLNFLTNYLETSYAKGFTIGVSGGLDSAVVATLCSKIAPTYAILLPTKNSNKANINDGINLCKTLGIKYEIIDIEPIIQSFLSAIKDADKLRIGNLAARVRMSILYDHSAKFRTLVVGTSNKSERMLGYGTIYGDTACALNPIGEIYKSDLFLFAKYLGIDQNIIDKAPSADLWEGQKDEDELGYTYKQLDIILKEIERGKTKKELEESFDKNLINNVYDRIEKNKFKLNLPLIANIQ, from the coding sequence ATAGATTTTGAATCTTTAGAAAATAAACTTCTAAATTTTCTAACAAACTACTTAGAAACTTCGTATGCAAAGGGCTTTACTATAGGAGTTAGTGGCGGATTAGACTCTGCTGTAGTGGCTACTTTATGCTCAAAAATAGCACCTACTTATGCTATTTTATTGCCTACAAAAAATTCAAACAAAGCGAATATAAACGATGGCATAAATTTATGCAAAACTTTGGGTATAAAATACGAAATCATAGATATCGAGCCTATTATTCAATCTTTTTTGAGTGCGATCAAAGACGCAGATAAGCTCAGAATCGGCAATCTAGCCGCAAGAGTTAGGATGAGTATATTATATGATCATTCGGCAAAATTTAGAACTCTAGTAGTTGGTACTAGCAACAAAAGCGAAAGAATGCTTGGATATGGTACTATTTACGGAGATACAGCTTGTGCGTTAAATCCTATCGGAGAGATATATAAAAGCGATCTATTTTTATTTGCAAAATATCTAGGTATAGATCAAAATATCATAGATAAAGCCCCAAGCGCTGATCTTTGGGAAGGGCAAAAAGACGAAGATGAGTTAGGATATACGTATAAACAATTAGATATTATTTTAAAAGAGATTGAACGCGGTAAAACAAAAAAAGAGCTAGAAGAAAGCTTTGATAAAAATTTAATAAATAACGTTTATGATAGAATAGAAAAAAATAAATTTAAACTAAATTTACCTTTGATAGCAAATATACAGTAG
- a CDS encoding tetraacyldisaccharide 4'-kinase → MFKSIFDFWIDKYFYRPRYLEMLISMLLSPFTLIYTLIVCIKPKLSKPEKFEVPVISVGNLVLGGTGKTPLVKAIFNEFSNDFKTFIILRGYKRSSKGMLKVALQGEILSSVQASGDEAMEYALSLKNANVIVSQNRKTAINEAINLGAKLIILDDGFGKFDIFKFNILLKPNPEPIIKLPIPSGAYRYPISFYKYADFIPDQSDIIKTMNILNRTQNMLLVTAIANPMRLKNVFGECIGIRFFKDHYKFKKEELEKLIKSYNADSLLVTMKDYVKIKDFGLNISLLELKTEISTKFKKELLNFIQNYN, encoded by the coding sequence GTGTTTAAAAGCATATTTGACTTTTGGATAGATAAGTATTTTTATAGACCAAGGTATTTAGAGATGCTTATCTCTATGCTTTTAAGTCCTTTTACGTTAATTTATACTTTAATAGTATGTATAAAACCAAAACTATCAAAACCGGAAAAATTCGAAGTACCAGTTATAAGCGTAGGAAATTTAGTACTTGGTGGAACTGGCAAAACTCCGCTTGTAAAAGCTATATTTAACGAATTTTCTAATGATTTTAAAACTTTTATAATCTTAAGAGGATATAAAAGAAGCTCAAAAGGTATGCTAAAAGTAGCTCTACAAGGAGAGATATTATCTAGCGTACAAGCAAGCGGCGATGAAGCTATGGAATACGCACTAAGCCTAAAAAATGCAAACGTAATAGTAAGCCAAAACCGCAAAACAGCCATAAATGAAGCTATAAATTTAGGAGCAAAACTCATAATCTTAGATGATGGTTTTGGTAAATTTGATATATTTAAATTTAACATCTTACTAAAGCCAAACCCAGAGCCGATCATCAAACTACCTATCCCAAGCGGAGCTTATCGCTATCCCATTAGCTTTTATAAATACGCCGATTTTATCCCAGATCAAAGCGATATCATTAAAACAATGAATATTTTAAATCGCACTCAAAATATGCTTTTAGTCACAGCCATAGCAAACCCTATGAGACTAAAAAATGTCTTTGGAGAATGTATAGGAATTAGATTTTTCAAAGATCATTATAAATTTAAAAAAGAAGAGTTAGAAAAACTTATAAAAAGCTATAATGCAGATAGCTTATTAGTGACAATGAAAGATTACGTAAAGATAAAAGATTTTGGGCTAAATATCTCACTACTCGAACTTAAGACCGAAATTTCAACTAAATTTAAAAAAGAACTGCTTAATTTTATACAAAATTACAACTAA